One Triticum dicoccoides isolate Atlit2015 ecotype Zavitan chromosome 3B, WEW_v2.0, whole genome shotgun sequence genomic window, tcaatacatagctaggtatctctccttccccacacatatactagtcgatcggtctctaccccccgacacacacaccgatagtcgaacgttgtaggtaggtatccatgccacgaagAAGTACTGCACCTAtgccctctcaaattctagtaggccagccgccttgtatctttgacgtgggtaaACACAAATTCAAtgtcactctttatcgatcgcgcaaccacacacttcatccctgttttcaattctatcgatatctcacggccatgactccgtttcacacacattgtatatgttacatttttctgattgagatatcatcaacacattgcctttgtttcgcacaaaccatctctctcacacccacccacgtacgtacctgcacctaaagaagaagtgcacgcaggacgcacgtactcatgtctcgttcccggccacacccgcgcgggtacacggtggagttcgtttctatacgaaaaggcagcccacgtgataatttgacgcgtgtagcagttgtttactcgaaggagggttggGTACCaagcctagaatataaaacgattgccgtggggaaaatggaaaatgggtttgtctctcgtcacaccatctcacacaaggccgttgTGGCctatctctctcagcgttggtcagtgatccggccgcatcccgtccgccggcgaaaagggaggatgtgcattgtctctccgttcgacggtgttgaggcagctggTCCCGATCAGTGGTACTCGcctttctctctgaccaagctccgacgcggtagggccttcgccacttgctcgctgccgtagtatgggcagatcccggccgccggcgccctcctagtaacatcccgactaccctcagtgtcacatccctagttttggtatgcactagactagcccttcaccggtgcatcatgtttaaattttatttaaattgaaatggggattgctcaaaccctagcaccagatcaaatcaactaggttcaaataaaaatattctcaatgaacccaaaatgctcttcagaaaagttcattatttttggattagtctagaacctctcccaaaaatggtgcacatttttctaggccattctggatttttgaattaaatcatacggTATTTGCATTTgagcatttaattgctaaataatattttaaatactcaaataatcacaaaatgaaatgtttgctgttggaaatattccaaacagtgacattgagcagtttcatgatttttggaaatgccctggcatttttattaaagccaaacacaattatagaaaatagaaaatgaaaataaaagagagagagttagtacctggcctcaccgtgcagcccacctggccggcccagctggcggccccgccatctggcccagcccaccaccgcaacccctctgtcgtcttcctcctctgccaggaggagaagcagctgcgtgtgGCGCGCACAGccacccgcggccacctcctgcttctgccgacgccctggatgACTccagacgacgccacgcacccccctggacctctctcactctctcccgacctctttcccctcctctgctctctctccctctcgcgcccgagcgcagccgcagccgcgccgccGTAACGCCGCAGCCTCCATGCTCCCCCCGCCTCCCCAACGTGCCCACGAGAATCGCCgcacctccctcgtcctctccttctagccacgcctcgccggaggccctgcatcgatgCCATCTTCATCACGTTCGtcaccggccgccggagatccctctcgccgccccACTCGCTCCGGTGCTTCCTCGAGCACGCCAAGGCCACCTCTGCAACCGCTATGAGCTCCGCCATTGTTTCCCCCTCTCCCTGgctcgttttcttcctctaacaccgatacccgtcggagccgagagctcttcaccgccggccatgtcgccgccgtagcccccgttgcctagagctgcaaccgagcacgcagccgtACTCAGTGCACCGCCAAGATGCCATAGCACCCCTTCGCACCCTCTGCTGTTATCCCTAatgccgaccccgagctcgcccgagctccggccgccgccgcgagctcaacTCCGGCGGGTATAGCGCACCCCGCCCGCTCCTTCCtactccgttggatgcggaagagcacgggctccctcctggtggtCTCCCCGCACCTAAACGCAGCCCCTAGCGCCGGCTAGTAGCAGCTCCGCCGCGcgggatggtcgccgccggccaaacttcggcgagccgacgtggctccgtcattaggagctaacccagccagCTAAACACCCTACAACCACTGATACCTGGGCCCGCTAACTAATTAACCCTGGATTAGCTCCTGTTTAGGTTAAACTAACCCTACgagccccacaggtcagtttgacctggccacgtcacacgttgactggccccacgcgtcagaattgacccagatgacgtggccgttgactgggtccacatgtcagcgacactaatcagccccagtcactgaccagtggaccccactagtcaggtttgacctgaacctgccctgttgacctgatgacgtcagggtgatgtcgtgctgacgcagtaactcttttctggatttaatttaattctgaaaattccagaaaatgtttaaaacttgtaaaaatcatagaaattcaaccataacttcaaatgagataaattatatatgaaaaatgaccagaaaaatccaatctatccatctgtaccattttcatgcatgttagaacaacttatgactattgTTTAGGACAATTaaattaaatgacatttaaataaccacatgtggagtttgaatttgaatcttggattcaaaccaacttcatttaacctggttttagttgcattagcacaaaccacagcatattgacatgtcacattcatgcatcatattgttgcattgcattgattgtgtttcttctttgttgtcggtccttgtcccctctcagtagacgtgtaccgacgatgagtttgatgacaccgatgaagaactttattatcttcagaagtgccaggcaagcaaaacccccttgttcattccgatacaatcccactctctcgctcctgctctcttttactgcattaggacaacaacgattcaactattacatgatgcagtagctgaacccctttatcctctgcatgacctgtcattgccacagtaaatagatgaaacacactagcatgagtaggagttgtttgagccctgatgtgcctactcattcatgcttgtctgtcatgcctgctattgcttggagttgtgttaggtctgattcatcggggatgaattggaggtgtgtgagcatgtcctactgtgtgtgagctaagtgtgtgaacacgatttggtaaaggtagcggtgagaggccatgtaggagtacatggtgggttgtctcattgcagccgtcctcaggaactgagttctgtgtttgtgatccatgaacagttactaccacgcattggaatgcttaagtgcccctctcgacttattaatcaacttgatctctgtccaggagttgcaactagtttctggtatttgtaggtagtgttagtagtctaccaagtggcacccggtataggtgggcttgggacagactaggcatagtggcacggtgtaccaagtggcacccggattgtgggcttgggaaccctgctcacatcgtttggggccgtgagcgacaccccggccggatctccttgcggatggaacccgaataggcgataaacctggacgagagacttgtgtggttagtcaggtcgtggccgactccctcgccaggcttccgcttgaaggttgccgagatacatgacgtgtacatggcggtaagtggcgagagcgtgtgtgaaaaagtacacccctacagggttaatatgatctattcgaatagccatgtccgtggtaaaggacttttgggttgcctgcacagttcatagacaagtgaaagtggatactctaaaatacgcaagataagcgtgagtgctatggatcaaGAACTTTGCTTGATCATTAGCAAGAATGTGAACAAGCAAAGGCATATGACAAGAGCAAGAATGTGAACAGTGAGCTGACTAGAGAATACCAAGTTAAGTAGGTCTCTAAACAGTGCATGCCTTGGACTTAGCTAGTGAAAATTAATGGTTAGGAGTGCTACATATCAATAGGACACTAGTAAACTCGACCATTTTAAACTTTTGCAATGATAAAAGAGGATCATCAAGTTTAAATGATGACTGTGCCAAatggttcctaaagagagcatgatcccaAGAACAAAATGAACTGGAATTAAATCTTGTGATCAAATCACTTATTTACAGAGATAAAGCAATGATTATATTATTATTAGTCTCACcataggaacataccaccgatcccgagaacatggtatacacctggctcgACCAATTATTAGTTTTTTTTGATTGTgtccccaaaggaacataccaccgatcccaagaacatggtatacacctggtttgacaattacatttttatttatttattactgtcCAAGCTACCAgatttcacatgccaccgatccagggaacatgacatgctactgtaggtagACCAGACTTATTTATTCATTATTACTTATCTTAAATGAACAACGCATAAGCACAAAAACaggaatcatcacttctccatgtctggttcacatgctaccgatccagggaacatagcatgctaatccatagtggttaggtgattgctctcaatgggGACACACTTGGCACAAATTCAGCATCTAAACGTGGTGATCTAGGTGTATCGAGGTAAAAGCAGAAAATGATTAAGTTTTCTAGTGTACCcgggatttgagcactcaaaactaataaCTTCCACTACTTTCAGCAAGGCAAGCATTGTAtagatcactagtttacaaggcATTCAACACTCAGTTCACATATTCACATCAATCGCCCTATGTCGACGGTAAAATTCAGTGGGACGGTATTTAAGAAATGACTCAAGCAACCCAAATAACGGTTGATTACAGCATGTATAATGTATGATGGTATTCAGATTGgggtcatgaaacagctcaccggGTTTTGATGGTGTAGCACTCGCTCGATCATCTCTAAGCTGCTCCTCTTCTCCTTTGCTTCCTCATGGATGCTCCAGCTTCACTCTTCATCGTGTGTGCCCCATTGCTTCTCCTCATCGCCATGCTTTGGGTCCACCAGGATCCCATGGGATGTCATCTCGAACTTGGTCAGCATGTATTGATTCATGCACAAGCAAAAACCTGAAATAGGACTCACACAAACAACAACTACAAGTGATAGGGTAGATGCCCTCTAAATCATCAATAGAGTACCCAATTACATAAGCATAGCTATAAAGCACATGTTTAGAATGGTAGAAATGAGCAAAGTCAACACTAACATGAGGATGATATTTTTCATTAAGCTCAAGACTAGCATAAGAATGATATGTTTCATTAAGCATAGGTCTAGCACGAGGAAAGTAAATGTGATCATCATTAATGTGAGTAATGCCACTAACAGGGTATATATGATCATATCCAAGCAAATACTTTTTCAAATCTACTTTAACAGATGGCATCATGTAATGCAAGGTGGTAGCAAAGAAATCACAAGGCATCATGTCATCAAGAGGATTGAGTAAACCTGACACATCACGCTCTGGTACGACAATAGGCAAATGAATCTcatgttcttcatcttcatctacagcagcttCTTGTACTTCTTCAGGAGTAATAGATGATGAGTCTTCAACTTGATCACTTGGGAATTGCAGCTCTTGACCATCTTGTTCCTTGTCTTCTAGTTCATCTTCTTCAATCTGAGGTATCTCTTGCTCAAGGCACTTGCTATCTTGCTCAACGAAATGTGAAGGTGTTGGAACCTCACATGTATCCATGGATATCTCAGCCACACTCAACTCAAGTTGTGAAGAAATAGTGCTGCCAGCGTTGATGTTCTTCTCAATCTTCCTTACTTCTTCCACTAGCTCTTTTCcactcttgatcttcttcatttcaTCTAGTATAACCTTCCTAATAGGATCATCCTCGGCACTCGAAGTGAACTCGAGACTAAGCAATGTGAGCTTCTCTATATCATCAAATTCATCTTGTGTGGGCACTTGCACATGAGATTGCTCGAAAGGTGCTGGAGTTGTTGGTTGACCAAATGGAGGACCATTTAACTCCATTGGACACATCTCCTGGTATTGAGGTATATGAGTAGGAGGTGAATAAATCTGTTGTGGAGCATAGTTATGGTTCTCCTCATTGTACCTAAATCCCTACATATGATTACTAGAACCAAACTGTGAGATCTCAGGGTTGTTGCTCCTATATGACATATTCTGGTTTTCAGGCCACCCATGTGtgtaattgttttggtatgagctAGGCTGTGGGGCGAAGCTCATGCCATAACAATCGGGAGGGTGAGAGTAACCACGCCGACATTCAGCGGGTGAATGGCCCTGAAATCCACAAATATGGCATGTAGGAGCAACATAAGGATGACCTCTAGAATAAGGATCATAAGAGGTAGGCCTATCCTCAAAAACTACCTCCCGCTGCTGAGCTAAATCATCTAATCGAAGGAAAATCTTACCTATCAGTTCTTGAACACTTTCTGTGCTGTTTGTAGTGTTGCTCGCATAAGCCTGATGATCTGAATAGTAAGCCATAACTGAGAGGATAATCCAACCTGCAAAAAGGAAGAGAAAACAAAAAGATACTAACTAAAACAGGGGTTAGTGGctagagatatatcacaaatatatAGCACAAAGGAAAAAACAAGAAAAACCTAGTCTAAAGCCTCACACAAACGCTCGACgctagtccccggcaacggcgccaaaatgatcaATTGAAAGTATAGCGGGGTTTTTACGccccaaactacggatgtcgtgttctTCACAGGGACTAAATGATCAGCGATGATGCTTGGCTAAAGCTAGGCTAGACAATTTAAGTGACAATTACAAGGAAAATAAACCTAAGCTATCTAAGACAGTTCCAGAAAATCAACAGACAAAGTAAATGAAAAGAAGCAAAGGGAGGTTCAGATTATCTTcactatatttttggtatttttgttttacTAGAGATAATAAAACATCAACACATGCATACATAGACTACAAAAGGAAATCTACAATAAAAGAACACATATATTACTAGAAAGTATGTAAAAGGGGCAAAAGTAAGATTACGGAATAAGGAAAGAAATTTCACATCACAATCACACTCACATATGTATACATCACAGGTACTTGATATCACCACACAAACATATATAACTAACATACAATGTAACAGACGGAAGAAACAATAATGTGTCAGGGACAGAAATATATCACCATACAAATATATATTTATATCACAGGTACAAAGCTACCACAGGTACTACACGATGAACTCCTTTATTCAAGAAGTACAAAACACAAGTGATGGGTTTAACTACCACACATAAGAACAGAGAGTCATATGCCACAATTCAGTTTTCAGATCAACAATTTAAAACCACACAAGCTTGAGTCTGAAACTAAACATATCATAGCACTAGACAAATCTGAATATTACATTCGATCTCAAATCTACAGAAATTTAGAGAGAGGGAGATGGCAGCAGCAGGAGATTGAGGGAGAAGAAGTAGCAGCAGGTTGGAGGGGGAGGAAAAGCAATAGGGCAAGAGGAGAAGGAGGCAGCAGCAGGAGGTTGGAGAAGGGAGAAGCAGCAACAAGCTTGAGAGAGAAGAAGAGAGCTGCGGCTGGGGTTAagaagaggagcagcagcagggGCGTGAGGAGAAGGAGCAGTAGCAGTTTTAGGGAGAAGAGAGCAGCAGCGAGATTGAGAGAAGAAGCAGCAACAGGGGAAgataaagaagaagaagcaacggGGGAAGGAGCAGCATCAAGACGGAGGAGAGGAGGAGCAACAAGAGAAGTTGGGGAGCGGCAGCAGGAAGTGAAGGGGAAGGAGCAGCAGGGGGACGTTGGGAGGAGGAGAGGTTCAGAGAAGAGCTTCGGCAAGGAAGAGCAGCAGGGGGCGCAGGAGATGAAGAGGCAGGGGAATGAGCAGCAGCAGTCGGGCACAAGCAGAGGTGAGGACTTGCGCGGGGCACCAGACAACCACGACCTCTAGTCTGGTAGGGCGCGTGAGGTTGTGGTGGCTGGATGTGATGGCGCTGGTGGATGGATGGGTTGCGGTAGCGCGGATGGAGATGATGCGGCGTTGTGGAGTAGGTGGAGGTGCTGGGTGGTGCGCCGCCACGCCGgcctggccgcggcggcggccggaggtggaagaaggaggcGGGGGAAAGAGGGGATGGAGATGCCATGCACGATCGGATCCCTCCAGCGCCTAGGGATTTTGTTCCCCTCCTCTGGTCTACACTTTGTGATTTGGccctctttcttctcttctttcttcacaaGAAGGTCCTCCCACTTCTTTATCTAGTCCCCTGGTTACTTGTCTTCATCTCACACAagtctcttcttccttctcttctcttcttccttctcttcttccttctcttctcttcttcacTCTTCTCGATAGCCACATAGACAGAATCTTGACGATTATAGTGCCTTagcgcacttttctgcaaaagaagCAAGCCACAAGTAAATGATCCCTTTATATGATTTTCATTCAAATATGCAATTTATAGCACGAAATGAATGAATATATCTCAATGAACCGTATATTTGAGTGCCAAAAGAtgtatatgaaatgtgcttatcacctgcacagttcatagacaagtgaaatactctaaaatacgcaagataagcgtgagtgctatggatggcgttctcatagggagatgggagcggatccatagtggtgtattgatatggtgaatatgtggactcgtgtgcgccacctcaaaagagttacttgcagtcgtagttcaggatagccactgagtcaaagctggcttgctgcagttaaactccaccaccccctttgttgacaatgacgcatatgtagttagttctgatgtaagtcttgctgggtacatttgtactcacgtttgcctattttatgtttttgcagagagacttcagtctcactagtagttccccgtggacttcgacgtttagcttgttacctcagctacgatcttgtgccctcagcaggatctggtagttagtcaggcttctcagtctttttcatttgtagttgtctgtactcagacatgttaagcttccgcatgtgccttgacttgtatgttttggatgttgggtcatgagacccatgtttgtaatatctcgctcctcggagcctattgaataaaatacttgagttgtagagtcatgttgtgatgccatgttgtatttgcacatatcgagcatattgtgtgtatgttattgaaatgcttggtatgtgtgggatctgactatctagttgtttatccttagtagcctctcttactgggaaatgtctcctagtgcttccactgagccatggtagcttgctactgctccggaacacttaggctggccggcatgtgtccttcttcgttcctgtgtctgtcccttcggggaaatgtcacgcgatgaataccggagtcctgttagcccgctacagcccggttcaccggagtcctactagcccagtgctacagcctggattcactcgctgatgactgacatgttcgatgctgggtcatggatgcctatccctgtaagtttgtgccactttgtgtttatgactagccatgtcagcccaggctccttatcatatggatgctagcgacactatcatatacgtgtgccaataggcgcaaacggtctcgggcaaaggtaaggcgacacccgtggggataccgtgtgtgaggccgcaaagtgatatgaggtgttacatgctagatcaatgtggcattgagtcagggtcctgacagctttggtatcaaagcttgactgcctgtaggattaccaagccaaactggtcgaagttgtgtctagaaatgctttagttatataagggaattgatcgtgggatggaacgtaaggctctttttactcctttaccttatgccttctgatctgagtcatcttatcttccctgcggggttaaggaactaggctttctcatctttctataaggatcacgtgttactaatccgtagacttataggattgttggttctaAGCTTCGAAtctgttcctactacttccatgtaATCATAGCCAGCCTCAGATTCATGATACtacgatgatcgagtggttatgccaccatttttgtagcttgTCTCAAatattttcgagcatttacagccgttatgctgtccgagccgtcccaggtttctaaacaatctgatgcatttgcaaaatcctttccctctggtttcgatgttcctttaggccaggttaatcacactaattgttgagttgaggtattctattgcctcgacatatatgttggaattattattatgaccctaggtgtctcaggggatcatctagtaatataGCCGtgttttgtgtttccagtgtgatgattctggccatcattctcgaaagcatcccgtgatgccacttagtagtgggTATCCTATTCCTTGGCTCTTGAACCCGAGActtactctacctacttcatgttgttagtgtttgctagttcctttaggttattagtaacctttacgatagtcctcgaggtccgtgatatttccttcttccaaataccatgaactgattATGgcggaagttctttgaaccaaaagatcgcaaccagagtgctcttgatgagccctccatcatagttgtgaatctgccagtccttcctcttcagcatgggttatccggaagaaatatgttgaacttgttcgacatactaacctatgtatccacaactcagaaagatatatgttcctttgagttgtccctctgtagttgtattccggtccttgtctatcagttgatagtcaagagtatgtatgcGTTCGCTCATCGATGCTtactattcttgtggtccgtcaagccgttctattccagaatgactaggagaaataaactccagtacctcatccatttccaggattgggtcaaagtagttgtaatccgcaaatcaaaatgccaacccagcttttgattatgttctaccctggagtattaccctctttatgtcaggattttcatgggaattgcacaccatcctatgaactcttgatacagtgatacttctcgacatcattattcattcctcggttccgtgttattgtaaccggaacaccgacaagtgaatcgtgatgtgtgaaatctatgctcctagcaactccgttgcttggtagttaacggacaataatttcattcttagcgtgttggtttttgaatcatcattctaagattgatcgtgccacCTAGGCCTTATTTCTGGTGCAGTCTTGATCAAAGAGTTAGGAttatccaatcccttgcttatttaaccatatcgtcttgccctgaaaagcaagattgttcttgagcttagtgacatatcggtggttcgtgattttccgtatatcttcttagaagtattaccaggttgtcacctgactgctatgttgagctcgtgatcaagttggtttcttgtaaaccaccctttctccaagaatccgtgttggatacccttgagctagttggttaagctaaacgacaacttggagagttggaagataaaagcttacctaacctagttcgtttcaaagggatatcctggtgttggtgtgttagttgaaggaagatgatatcttcatcgattggtccgtgtgatcagttgttggacctattatcttataaaaactttgatttgagtatgggctatcgtcaaatcaaatcagaactagcgatgttcgtaatgttgtctcacTCGCGattatccctcgagcatacaccgttacatcttttgggtctgaccaatgctatgtccttgttcacataattatggaattctatTTATAAGGTCATcccgatgacttgttgttgagcccatcagcagcattttatcttctccatgatcatgttgaacctccatctagtgttggaaacttttgtaaacattaccttcgtgttccattcatgaggtatatgttcggatgaaagaagtgactttctctaattcatgtgcacttggtgtaagttgccgtcgtggatccaagaaagattgttttgcttcctttggaatcatcccaagtcagtcatgcatgtgcgaagtatacatcggattgtgagattagctacctccattctatatgtgtccctagcacaccaaggcactgattgacttgttcaagaaaaaggagttgttgtgctaatcctaggtcatgcacgagACTTCGTTACCctagatgatggttcccaacctgaactcagtagtgttttactataagactagcacgtggtcatgcttgtctgggaaagcgtgttcacatgtgtgtagcagaaccagctcatgttttggagcttgctatcatagttcatttcccgagaatctcgcaatgtcatctcgtcgatttgtgttgcaaaatttcacttttctttctagacttgaagagtctggaatatcctgacaccaac contains:
- the LOC119275952 gene encoding uncharacterized protein LOC119275952, coding for MCPMELNGPPFGQPTTPAPFEQSHVQVPTQDEFDDIEKLTLLSLEFTSSAEDDPIRKVILDEMKKIKSGKELVEEVRKIEKNINAGSTISSQLELSVAEISMDTCEVPTPSHFVEQDSKCLEQEIPQIEEDELEDKEQDGQELQFPSDQVEDSSSITPEEVQEAAVDEDEEHEIHLPIVVPERDVSGLLNPLDDMMPCDFFATTLHYMMPSVKVDLKKYLLGYDHIYPVSGITHINDDHIYFPRARPMLNETYHSYASLELNEKYHPHVSVDFAHFYHSKHVLYSYAYVIGYSIDDLEGIYPITCSCCLCESYFRFLLVHESIHADQVRDDIPWDPGGPKAWR